A region from the Hydrogenimonas sp. genome encodes:
- a CDS encoding fumarate hydratase class I, aerobic has protein sequence MREIKYEDIVKAVKNMVIHTATNLPEDALKKLREAHEKEKSPVAKKVLEQLLENADIAREEKRPLCQDTGLAVYFVKVGQDVKITGGLLKDAINEGTEQGYIEGYLRASTCDCFTRENLKEKIGYNLPAVIHIDLVEGDSIEIEYAAKGGGSENVSRARVLAPAQGRQGVIDFVKEVISEAGPNPCPPIIVGVGIGGTFEKAAISSKHALFREAGKPNSDPDVAEFEKELLFELNKLGIGAMGMGGTETVLAVHVEKNPCHIASLPVSVNVQCHSSRHSHITL, from the coding sequence ATGAGAGAGATAAAGTATGAAGATATAGTCAAAGCGGTAAAAAACATGGTTATCCATACCGCTACCAATCTGCCGGAAGATGCCCTCAAAAAGCTCAGGGAGGCCCATGAAAAAGAGAAGAGCCCCGTTGCGAAAAAAGTTTTGGAGCAGCTTCTGGAGAATGCGGATATCGCCCGTGAAGAGAAACGACCGTTGTGTCAGGATACCGGCCTGGCAGTCTACTTCGTAAAGGTGGGGCAGGATGTAAAGATAACCGGCGGTCTGCTCAAAGATGCCATAAACGAGGGTACAGAACAGGGGTATATAGAAGGGTATCTTCGTGCATCGACATGCGACTGCTTTACAAGAGAGAATCTGAAAGAGAAGATAGGTTACAACCTTCCGGCGGTGATACATATCGATCTGGTTGAAGGTGATTCTATCGAGATTGAGTATGCCGCAAAGGGCGGCGGTAGTGAAAATGTGAGCAGGGCGCGTGTTCTGGCACCCGCTCAGGGGCGCCAGGGCGTTATCGATTTCGTCAAGGAGGTTATCTCCGAAGCCGGGCCCAACCCCTGCCCCCCGATAATTGTAGGAGTGGGAATAGGCGGTACATTTGAAAAGGCAGCGATTTCCAGCAAACACGCACTATTCAGAGAGGCCGGAAAACCGAACAGCGACCCCGATGTGGCGGAGTTCGAAAAGGAGCTTCTCTTTGAGTTGAACAAACTCGGAATCGGTGCGATGGGAATGGGTGGAACCGAGACTGTTTTGGCGGTTCATGTAGAGAAGAATCCCTGCCATATAGCGAGTCTGCCTGTCAGTGTAAATGTCCAGTGTCACAGCAGCAGACACAGCCATATAACGCTATAA
- a CDS encoding fumarate hydratase class I, aerobic: MSQVHYLTTPLSDEDVENLKAGDIVYLSGIIFTARDAAHKRLVDLIENKEELPFQLDGAVIYFVGPTPPKPGEPIGSAGPTTSYRMDSYSPTLIKHGLKGMIGKGKRNQDVKDACKKYKAVYFGATGGAGALLGKLIKEAKVIAYEELGPEAIRMLRVENFPVTVINDAYGNDLYEEGRKQYEVKD; encoded by the coding sequence ATGAGCCAAGTACACTACTTAACTACGCCGCTAAGCGACGAAGATGTCGAGAATCTGAAAGCGGGAGATATAGTCTACCTGTCCGGCATCATCTTTACAGCCCGCGACGCCGCCCACAAGCGTCTTGTAGACCTTATAGAGAACAAAGAGGAGCTCCCTTTCCAGCTTGACGGTGCAGTCATATATTTTGTCGGACCCACCCCGCCGAAGCCCGGTGAGCCTATCGGAAGTGCGGGCCCGACGACCAGCTACCGTATGGACAGCTACTCCCCCACACTGATCAAACACGGCCTGAAAGGGATGATAGGCAAGGGAAAGAGGAACCAGGATGTCAAAGATGCCTGCAAAAAATACAAAGCCGTCTACTTCGGTGCGACCGGCGGCGCGGGCGCTCTGCTGGGCAAGCTGATAAAAGAGGCGAAAGTTATCGCCTACGAAGAGCTGGGACCGGAAGCGATAAGGATGCTTCGTGTCGAAAACTTCCCCGTTACGGTGATAAACGACGCATACGGCAACGATCTTTACGAAGAGGGCCGCAAGCAGTACGAAGTTAAAGACTGA
- a CDS encoding succinyl-CoA ligase [ADP-forming] beta chain encodes MNIHEYQAKEIFRHYNVPVPNGQVAFSPDEAVEAARNLGGKLWVVKAQIHAGGRGLGGGVKLAKSLDEVRELADQILGMTLVTHQTGPEGKVVHKVYIEEGADIAKEYYLGMLLDRAAEMPVMMASTEGGMEIEKVAEETPEKIVKVNIDPAIGFQGFHGRKLAFGLGLAKEEIGPFIKFAKALYEVYMDKDAEMIEINPLIKTGDGKFLALDAKMGFDDNALGRHPDILEMRDLNEEEPTEIEAKEHGLSYIKLDGNVGCMVNGAGLAMATMDIIKHEGGEPANFLDVGGGANPETVAKGFEIILKDPNVKAIFVNIFGGIVRCDRVANGILEATKITDVNVPVIVRLDGTNAKEAAEILSSAGIKNIIAAEDLADGAKKAVEAAK; translated from the coding sequence ATGAATATACATGAGTATCAAGCGAAAGAGATTTTTCGTCACTACAACGTACCCGTTCCGAACGGACAGGTTGCGTTCAGTCCCGACGAAGCTGTCGAAGCCGCACGCAATCTAGGCGGGAAGCTCTGGGTCGTCAAAGCGCAGATTCATGCAGGCGGACGCGGACTCGGCGGCGGTGTCAAGCTCGCCAAATCACTCGATGAGGTGAGAGAGCTTGCCGATCAGATTCTGGGAATGACACTTGTTACACACCAGACCGGACCGGAGGGTAAAGTCGTTCACAAAGTCTATATCGAAGAGGGTGCCGACATAGCGAAGGAGTACTATCTGGGTATGCTGCTCGACCGTGCCGCCGAGATGCCCGTTATGATGGCCTCTACCGAAGGGGGTATGGAGATAGAGAAGGTGGCCGAAGAGACACCGGAGAAGATTGTAAAGGTAAATATCGATCCAGCTATCGGCTTCCAGGGATTCCACGGACGGAAGCTGGCGTTCGGACTCGGACTTGCCAAAGAGGAGATAGGACCTTTCATAAAATTCGCGAAAGCTCTCTATGAAGTCTATATGGACAAAGATGCGGAGATGATCGAGATCAACCCCCTCATCAAAACCGGCGACGGAAAATTCCTCGCGCTCGATGCCAAGATGGGCTTCGACGACAACGCCCTGGGGCGGCATCCAGACATTCTTGAGATGAGAGACCTCAATGAGGAGGAGCCTACCGAGATAGAAGCGAAAGAGCACGGACTGAGCTACATCAAACTCGACGGAAATGTCGGATGTATGGTAAACGGTGCCGGACTGGCGATGGCTACGATGGATATCATAAAGCATGAAGGAGGCGAGCCGGCCAACTTCCTCGATGTGGGCGGCGGAGCGAATCCGGAGACCGTTGCGAAGGGCTTCGAAATCATCCTGAAAGATCCAAACGTAAAAGCCATTTTCGTCAATATTTTCGGCGGCATAGTCCGGTGCGACCGGGTGGCAAACGGAATCTTGGAAGCGACCAAAATCACCGATGTCAATGTTCCGGTCATCGTCAGACTGGACGGTACGAATGCCAAAGAGGCGGCTGAAATCCTGAGCAGTGCCGGAATCAAGAATATCATAGCTGCCGAAGATCTTGCCGACGGTGCGAAAAAAGCCGTTGAAGCTGCGAAGTAA
- a CDS encoding succinyl-CoA ligase [ADP-forming] alpha chain → MSILVNKDTKVIVQGFTGKEGTFHASQCIEYGTKIVGGVTPGKGGQEHLGQPVFNTVKEAVDSTGATVSMIFVPPAFVSDAVMEAADAGIELAVIITEGAPVKDMMYAKAYAAKKGMNTIGPNCPGVITAEECKIGIMPGFIFKKGPVGLISKSGTLTYEASNQVVKEGLGITTAVGIGGDPIIGLSYKQLLPMFEADPETEAIVMIGEIGGDLEIQAAEFIKEHISKPVVAFIAGQTAPKGKRMGHAGAIISGGSGTAAEKMAALEAAGVKVVVSPADIGRAVKEVMGK, encoded by the coding sequence ATGAGTATTCTAGTAAACAAAGATACGAAAGTGATCGTCCAGGGATTTACCGGAAAAGAGGGTACCTTCCACGCTTCACAGTGTATAGAGTACGGTACTAAAATTGTCGGTGGCGTCACACCGGGCAAAGGTGGGCAGGAGCATCTTGGGCAGCCCGTTTTCAACACGGTAAAAGAGGCCGTCGATTCTACCGGGGCAACTGTCTCCATGATCTTCGTTCCCCCGGCATTCGTCTCCGATGCGGTTATGGAAGCGGCCGATGCGGGAATAGAGCTGGCCGTGATAATTACAGAAGGTGCGCCTGTAAAAGATATGATGTATGCAAAGGCGTATGCCGCCAAAAAGGGTATGAACACGATAGGGCCGAACTGTCCGGGAGTAATTACTGCCGAAGAGTGTAAAATCGGAATCATGCCGGGCTTCATATTCAAGAAGGGGCCTGTAGGACTCATTTCAAAGTCGGGAACACTCACATATGAAGCGTCGAACCAGGTCGTAAAAGAGGGGCTCGGGATAACGACTGCCGTCGGTATAGGCGGAGATCCTATAATCGGTCTCAGCTACAAACAGCTTCTTCCAATGTTCGAAGCGGATCCGGAGACTGAAGCGATCGTCATGATAGGAGAGATCGGCGGTGATCTGGAGATTCAGGCAGCGGAGTTCATCAAGGAGCATATCAGCAAGCCGGTTGTCGCCTTCATCGCCGGTCAGACCGCACCCAAAGGAAAGAGAATGGGCCATGCGGGAGCCATCATTTCCGGCGGAAGCGGTACTGCCGCAGAAAAGATGGCTGCTCTTGAAGCCGCGGGTGTCAAAGTGGTCGTCTCACCCGCCGACATCGGTAGGGCTGTCAAAGAGGTGATGGGAAAATAA
- a CDS encoding heavy metal transport/detoxification protein, whose amino-acid sequence MKTYEVANIRCEGCANSIKKALSEQFGNSVEVDLSVMPRKVTVEIKGDKEEELFISTLRKLGYPLIDDEISNIEGVVMKGKSFVSCAVGKFNPTKEKQ is encoded by the coding sequence TTGAAGACATATGAAGTTGCCAATATACGCTGCGAAGGGTGTGCCAATTCGATAAAGAAGGCCCTCTCTGAGCAGTTCGGTAACAGTGTGGAAGTCGATTTGAGTGTGATGCCACGAAAGGTAACAGTGGAGATAAAGGGTGATAAGGAAGAGGAGCTTTTTATTTCGACCTTAAGAAAGCTGGGTTATCCTCTAATCGACGATGAAATTTCAAACATCGAAGGTGTGGTGATGAAAGGTAAAAGTTTCGTATCCTGCGCCGTAGGAAAATTCAATCCAACGAAGGAGAAGCAATGA
- a CDS encoding 2-oxoglutarate oxidoreductase, delta subunit, putative, protein MSLMKAPENTPVWTDESRCKACDICVSVCPAGVLAMRYEPHSVLGAMITVEEPELCIGCNDCELSCPDFAIFVADRKEYKFAKLTDAAKERAEAIKKNNYMTLSA, encoded by the coding sequence ATGAGTCTGATGAAAGCGCCGGAAAATACACCGGTATGGACCGATGAGAGTCGCTGCAAAGCGTGTGATATATGCGTATCTGTCTGCCCGGCAGGAGTACTTGCAATGCGTTATGAGCCGCATTCGGTACTCGGGGCCATGATAACCGTGGAAGAGCCGGAACTGTGTATAGGTTGCAACGACTGTGAACTTAGCTGTCCCGACTTCGCTATTTTTGTAGCCGACAGAAAAGAGTACAAATTCGCCAAGTTGACCGATGCCGCAAAAGAGCGGGCGGAAGCAATCAAGAAAAACAATTATATGACGCTGAGCGCATAA
- a CDS encoding 2-oxoglutarate oxidoreductase, alpha subunit, whose translation MAREVISSGNDLAAHAAVDSGCMFFGGYPITPSSEVMHTISDLLPKVGGTCIQMEDEIAGICAAIGASMSGVRSMTATSGPGISLKAENLGLAQMAEVPLVVVDVMRGGPSTGLPTRVSQGDVSQAKNPSHGDYKSITLCAGNLEECYTETVRAFNIADRFMQPVIVLLDETIGHMHGKAILPDLEEVKAGIKPRKTFDGPPEEYRPYGVAQDEPAVLNPMFKGYRYHFTGLHHDAMGFPTEEIETCRKLIDRLFRKVDEHLDELECNEEYMLDDADILIIAYGSVSLAAKEAINRLREEGIKAGLFRPITLWPSPEKRMYELGQKFDKILSVELNMGQYLEEIQRATGRHDIEKLIKVNGRPFSPQDIIDKVKEF comes from the coding sequence ATGGCAAGAGAAGTAATATCCAGCGGTAACGATCTGGCTGCACACGCTGCGGTCGATTCCGGATGTATGTTTTTCGGTGGTTATCCGATTACACCTTCGAGTGAGGTGATGCACACCATCTCAGACCTTCTTCCCAAAGTGGGAGGCACCTGTATACAGATGGAAGATGAGATAGCAGGTATCTGTGCCGCTATCGGCGCTTCGATGAGCGGAGTCCGCTCCATGACTGCTACATCAGGACCGGGAATATCGCTGAAAGCGGAAAACCTGGGATTGGCACAGATGGCGGAAGTGCCTCTCGTCGTCGTAGACGTTATGCGAGGCGGCCCCTCTACCGGTCTTCCCACCCGTGTTTCACAGGGTGACGTATCGCAGGCAAAAAACCCTTCGCACGGTGACTATAAATCCATCACCCTCTGCGCCGGAAATCTTGAAGAGTGCTACACCGAGACTGTACGTGCATTCAATATAGCCGACCGTTTCATGCAGCCCGTCATCGTTCTGCTCGATGAGACTATCGGTCATATGCACGGTAAAGCGATCCTACCGGATCTTGAAGAGGTCAAAGCGGGTATCAAGCCGCGAAAAACGTTCGACGGCCCGCCGGAAGAGTACAGACCTTACGGTGTGGCGCAGGACGAGCCTGCGGTTCTGAACCCGATGTTCAAAGGGTATCGCTACCACTTCACCGGACTCCATCACGATGCGATGGGCTTCCCCACCGAGGAGATCGAGACTTGCCGCAAGTTGATCGACCGCCTCTTCAGAAAGGTTGACGAACACCTCGATGAACTCGAATGCAACGAAGAGTATATGCTGGATGACGCAGACATTCTAATCATTGCCTACGGCTCCGTCTCCCTGGCGGCAAAAGAGGCTATAAACAGACTTCGAGAAGAGGGAATCAAAGCGGGACTTTTCCGCCCGATCACTCTCTGGCCGAGCCCGGAGAAGCGAATGTATGAGCTTGGACAGAAGTTTGACAAGATACTGAGTGTAGAGTTGAACATGGGTCAATATCTTGAAGAGATTCAGCGTGCCACGGGCAGACACGATATTGAAAAACTGATAAAGGTCAACGGACGACCGTTTTCGCCTCAGGATATTATTGACAAAGTAAAGGAGTTTTAA
- a CDS encoding 2-oxoglutarate oxidoreductase, beta subunit — MAFNYDSYLRMQKMPTLWCWGCGDGVILKAFIRAIDKLGIKKDDVCVVSGIGCSGRFSSYVDFNTVHTTHGRTVAYATGIKLANPDKHVICVAGDGDALAIGGNHTIHGCRRNIDITMIVINNFIYGLTNSQTSPTTPRGMWSVTMKQGNIDPTFDGCKLAEAAGASFVAREKVTEPKKLEKIFVAALQHKGFAYLDILSNCHINLGRKNKMASAIENLDWIDEITVSKKKYDAMSEEERVNLLPTGILKQDTEAEEYCDMYQQLREVYQGKRSRFTQEDFKKTI, encoded by the coding sequence ATGGCTTTTAATTATGACAGCTATCTGCGTATGCAAAAGATGCCCACACTCTGGTGCTGGGGATGTGGAGACGGAGTTATTCTCAAAGCTTTCATCAGAGCTATCGACAAATTGGGAATTAAAAAAGATGATGTCTGTGTAGTATCAGGCATCGGATGTTCGGGCCGATTCAGCTCCTATGTCGACTTCAACACTGTTCATACGACACACGGAAGAACCGTAGCATACGCTACAGGAATCAAACTCGCAAATCCCGACAAGCATGTGATCTGTGTGGCGGGAGACGGAGACGCGCTGGCTATAGGCGGTAACCACACGATTCACGGATGCCGAAGAAATATCGATATCACTATGATCGTTATCAACAACTTCATCTACGGTCTTACCAACTCCCAGACGTCACCGACGACTCCGCGTGGAATGTGGTCCGTTACGATGAAACAGGGTAACATAGACCCGACATTCGACGGTTGTAAACTTGCCGAAGCGGCCGGTGCCTCTTTTGTCGCGAGGGAAAAGGTTACAGAGCCGAAGAAGCTTGAAAAGATATTTGTCGCTGCGCTTCAGCACAAAGGGTTCGCATATCTGGATATTCTTTCCAACTGCCACATCAACCTTGGTCGTAAAAACAAGATGGCTTCGGCTATCGAAAATCTCGACTGGATAGATGAGATTACAGTTTCGAAGAAGAAGTACGATGCAATGAGTGAAGAGGAGAGAGTCAACCTACTTCCCACAGGAATATTGAAGCAGGATACAGAAGCGGAAGAGTACTGCGATATGTATCAGCAGCTTAGAGAGGTCTATCAGGGTAAGCGCAGCAGGTTTACGCAAGAAGACTTCAAGAAAACGATTTAA
- a CDS encoding 2-oxoglutarate oxidoreductase, gamma subunit, with protein sequence MSKIVMRFTGVGGQGVLLAGEIFAAAKIKMGGYGVKTATYTSQVRGGPTVVDIQLDDKEIYYPYAIDGQINFMLSVADKSYQLFKNGVAEGGIIVIDPNLVYPTEEDRKKWKIVEIPIITIAKEEVGNVITQSVVALAIANTFTNAIPEDVLIETMLSKVPKKVHEANLKAYELGKKYALEALEKMKKES encoded by the coding sequence ATGAGCAAAATTGTAATGCGCTTTACCGGTGTCGGCGGACAGGGAGTCCTGCTCGCCGGTGAAATATTCGCCGCCGCCAAGATAAAGATGGGAGGTTACGGTGTAAAGACTGCTACATACACCTCCCAGGTACGGGGAGGCCCTACCGTTGTCGATATCCAGCTTGACGACAAGGAGATCTACTATCCGTATGCAATCGACGGTCAGATCAACTTCATGCTCTCCGTCGCCGACAAAAGCTACCAGCTCTTTAAAAACGGGGTTGCCGAAGGGGGTATTATCGTTATAGATCCGAACCTCGTCTATCCTACCGAAGAGGATAGAAAAAAGTGGAAGATCGTAGAGATTCCGATTATAACCATCGCAAAAGAGGAGGTGGGCAACGTTATTACACAGAGTGTCGTGGCGCTTGCGATTGCAAACACCTTCACCAATGCGATCCCGGAAGATGTACTTATAGAGACTATGCTCAGCAAAGTTCCCAAAAAAGTGCATGAAGCGAACCTCAAGGCGTATGAACTCGGAAAAAAATATGCCCTGGAGGCGCTTGAAAAGATGAAAAAAGAGAGCTGA
- a CDS encoding carbonic anhydrase, with protein sequence MKKITSLFLGAATASVLMAGGHGVEWGYTGHTGPEHWGDLSDKYIMCKLGKNQSPIDIKTADAFETDLPEIAIDYKSASVNEVNNGHTVQVNIVPGSSITVDGIKFELKQFHFHTPSENTIDGRYFPLEAHFVHADENGNLAVIGVMFEYGKENPVLKSVWERMPEHAKDVEKITLSAEEVKNLLPANKEYYRFNGSLTTPPCSEGVRWFVMKEPVTVSKDQVKKFAEVMHHDNNRPVQPVNARIILK encoded by the coding sequence ATGAAAAAAATCACTTCATTGTTTTTGGGTGCTGCGACAGCTTCTGTATTGATGGCAGGAGGACACGGTGTCGAGTGGGGGTACACCGGTCATACAGGACCGGAGCACTGGGGGGATCTCTCAGACAAGTATATCATGTGTAAACTCGGAAAGAACCAGTCTCCTATAGATATAAAAACTGCCGACGCTTTCGAAACAGATCTTCCGGAAATTGCAATAGACTACAAATCAGCTTCCGTCAATGAGGTCAATAACGGCCATACCGTACAGGTGAATATAGTTCCGGGAAGCTCTATAACTGTCGACGGAATCAAGTTCGAACTTAAACAGTTCCACTTCCATACACCTAGTGAAAATACTATCGACGGACGATACTTCCCGTTGGAAGCCCACTTCGTTCATGCCGACGAGAACGGAAACCTCGCTGTTATCGGCGTAATGTTCGAATATGGAAAAGAGAACCCGGTTCTAAAGAGTGTCTGGGAGAGAATGCCGGAGCACGCAAAAGATGTGGAAAAGATCACTCTATCGGCTGAAGAGGTTAAAAATCTTCTACCTGCAAACAAAGAGTACTACCGTTTCAACGGATCTCTTACCACTCCTCCGTGCTCAGAGGGTGTCCGATGGTTCGTTATGAAAGAGCCCGTTACGGTAAGCAAAGATCAGGTTAAGAAGTTTGCAGAGGTAATGCATCATGACAACAACCGTCCGGTACAACCTGTAAACGCGAGAATCATTCTCAAATAA
- a CDS encoding anaerobic dehydrogenases, typically selenocysteine-containing — protein sequence MRVTACPLDCYDACAVVVDPETLKMTGLESHPFTQGALCAHLNRHYKEAERIRKPRIDGKEVSMEEALEAAAEAIREAGEDFLLYRGSGNVGFMQSVTEHFTAAYGGWTTEGSLCDGSGQAGIEAGRGLSLALPPESIEQAEAIVVWGRNISVTNPHMRRLLKGKRLIVIDPVRTKIAKEADLYLQIRPRSDFYLAVLLARFMFMEDMEDKAFMEERCEDADWYYDFLRTFRIKVSLAKCDIELDDLGDLLYQMQNKKTVFLVGTGVQKYSIGDQVLQAIDGLAAVLGFFGKPGCGVSFLSDSTAGFRIPFNFSKKRCAKPVAPFGRFKTVLVQGANPLAQMPGLSKVEEEIGKVENLIYFGLYENETSRKAKIVIPAKDFLEKEDLRLSYGHQYVQPMPKIKEAEYGISEYEFARYMFDKLGLEGLREERYYIEYMLDQCIKEGEILKSPAYKELPYAEEFETDSGNYEFLEEFEDDFDEEEEGFWLLTPKSPHSLNSQFRRENFVMLHPCHGFAESDRVRVSSEYGEVELPVKVSEDLRKDCVLIYAGTPGVNYLTPPMRSLMGKSACYQEVKVKVERI from the coding sequence ATGAGAGTGACAGCATGTCCGCTTGACTGCTACGACGCATGTGCCGTGGTGGTCGACCCGGAAACTTTGAAGATGACCGGGCTGGAGAGCCACCCTTTCACTCAGGGAGCTCTGTGTGCCCATCTCAACAGGCACTACAAGGAGGCCGAGCGTATCCGCAAACCGCGAATCGACGGCAAAGAGGTCTCAATGGAAGAAGCCCTGGAAGCCGCTGCCGAGGCTATCAGAGAGGCGGGAGAGGACTTTCTGCTCTACAGGGGAAGCGGAAACGTAGGCTTCATGCAGTCGGTAACGGAGCACTTCACAGCCGCATACGGCGGATGGACCACAGAAGGGTCGCTCTGCGACGGTTCCGGGCAGGCCGGTATCGAGGCGGGCCGCGGTCTCTCGCTGGCCCTTCCGCCTGAGTCGATAGAGCAGGCCGAAGCGATCGTCGTCTGGGGGAGAAACATATCTGTCACCAATCCCCATATGAGACGTCTGCTCAAAGGTAAGAGACTCATCGTCATAGACCCGGTAAGGACCAAGATAGCGAAGGAGGCGGATCTATACCTTCAGATTCGGCCGAGAAGCGACTTCTATCTGGCCGTTCTGCTGGCGCGCTTCATGTTCATGGAGGATATGGAAGACAAAGCGTTCATGGAAGAGAGATGCGAAGATGCCGACTGGTACTACGACTTTCTCAGAACCTTCCGGATAAAGGTTTCGCTCGCCAAATGCGATATCGAGCTTGACGACCTGGGCGATCTTCTATATCAGATGCAGAACAAGAAGACGGTCTTCCTCGTAGGCACCGGGGTTCAGAAGTACTCCATAGGTGACCAGGTACTGCAGGCGATCGACGGGCTTGCGGCCGTACTCGGCTTTTTCGGAAAACCGGGATGCGGGGTGAGTTTTCTTTCCGACTCCACGGCGGGCTTTCGCATACCGTTCAACTTTTCGAAAAAGAGGTGTGCCAAGCCTGTAGCCCCTTTCGGGCGCTTCAAGACGGTACTGGTGCAGGGAGCCAACCCGCTGGCGCAGATGCCGGGCCTCTCAAAGGTCGAAGAGGAGATCGGGAAGGTCGAAAATCTCATCTACTTCGGTCTATATGAGAATGAAACCAGCCGAAAGGCGAAGATTGTCATACCGGCCAAAGATTTCCTCGAAAAAGAGGATCTCCGCCTCAGCTACGGCCATCAGTATGTACAGCCCATGCCGAAGATCAAAGAGGCGGAGTACGGAATAAGTGAGTATGAGTTTGCCAGGTACATGTTCGACAAACTGGGCCTCGAAGGGCTCAGGGAGGAGCGCTACTACATCGAATATATGCTCGACCAGTGTATAAAAGAGGGGGAGATTCTGAAATCTCCCGCATACAAAGAGCTTCCCTACGCAGAAGAGTTCGAAACAGATAGCGGCAACTACGAGTTTCTCGAGGAGTTCGAGGATGATTTCGATGAAGAGGAGGAGGGTTTCTGGCTCCTTACACCCAAAAGCCCACACTCGCTCAACAGCCAGTTCCGGCGTGAGAATTTCGTTATGCTCCACCCCTGCCACGGCTTTGCGGAGAGTGATAGAGTCAGGGTCTCTTCCGAGTACGGGGAGGTCGAGCTTCCGGTAAAGGTGAGCGAAGATCTGCGTAAAGACTGCGTACTGATCTATGCAGGCACTCCGGGAGTGAACTACCTGACTCCGCCGATGAGAAGCCTGATGGGCAAGAGTGCCTGCTACCAGGAGGTAAAAGTGAAAGTTGAAAGGATATAG
- a CDS encoding acetylornithine aminotransferase, giving the protein MGIEEIDKSYVLQTYARNYVNFVRGENSILYDENGKDYVDFGSGIAVCSVGHANPRLSKAICDQASRLIHVSNLYLIEPQALLAKRLAELSGYDVRTFFANSGAEANEGAIKMARKYGEVEGEVKRYKIVTLEHSFHGRTITALKATGQESMHNYFGPFPDGFVYARDINHVYELLDDHTVAVMIELVQGEGGVQPMDREEVQRLAAELKKRDILLIVDEVQTGIYRTGEVLASNLYEITPDIITLAKGLGGGVPIGAVMTTHKEILKTGEHGSTFGGNLLSTRAALEVLDILEEHKESGVLDHMLLLFEERLKSVCSGHHELFEKEVGVGFMRGLRVKDGRDASEVIKAAFEEGVVVLKAGKNTVRFLPVLTITKEEMELGFERFERALTHL; this is encoded by the coding sequence ATGGGAATTGAAGAGATCGACAAGAGCTATGTACTCCAGACATATGCCAGAAACTATGTAAATTTCGTCAGGGGGGAGAATTCGATCCTTTACGACGAAAACGGAAAAGATTATGTAGATTTCGGAAGCGGTATAGCGGTCTGCAGCGTAGGTCACGCAAACCCGAGGCTCTCAAAGGCTATCTGCGACCAGGCTTCCAGACTGATACATGTTTCAAACCTCTATCTCATCGAGCCGCAGGCTCTTCTGGCGAAGCGGCTGGCAGAGCTCAGCGGCTACGATGTCAGGACCTTTTTCGCAAACAGCGGGGCGGAGGCGAACGAGGGTGCGATAAAGATGGCGAGAAAGTACGGTGAAGTTGAGGGAGAGGTGAAACGGTACAAAATCGTAACGCTCGAACACTCTTTCCACGGACGCACCATTACCGCACTAAAAGCTACCGGGCAGGAGTCGATGCACAACTATTTCGGCCCTTTTCCCGACGGATTCGTCTATGCGAGAGATATAAACCATGTATATGAACTGCTGGACGACCATACGGTAGCCGTGATGATAGAGCTGGTACAGGGGGAGGGCGGTGTTCAGCCTATGGACCGTGAAGAGGTTCAGAGACTGGCCGCGGAGCTGAAAAAGAGGGATATTCTGCTGATAGTGGATGAGGTTCAGACAGGCATCTACCGTACCGGAGAGGTATTGGCAAGCAACCTCTACGAGATAACACCCGATATTATAACCCTGGCCAAGGGGCTTGGCGGAGGAGTGCCGATAGGTGCCGTGATGACTACCCACAAGGAGATACTCAAAACCGGTGAGCACGGCAGCACGTTCGGCGGGAACCTCCTCTCTACAAGGGCGGCTCTGGAGGTGCTTGATATACTAGAAGAGCACAAAGAGAGCGGTGTACTCGACCATATGCTGCTCCTTTTTGAAGAGCGTCTAAAAAGTGTCTGCTCCGGCCACCATGAGCTCTTCGAGAAGGAGGTGGGAGTCGGCTTCATGCGGGGGCTTCGCGTCAAAGATGGGCGTGACGCCTCGGAAGTGATAAAAGCTGCCTTCGAAGAGGGTGTCGTAGTACTCAAAGCCGGGAAGAACACTGTACGTTTCCTGCCGGTCCTGACAATTACGAAAGAGGAGATGGAGCTTGGTTTCGAACGTTTCGAACGTGCGCTCACTCATCTGTAG